A part of Girardinichthys multiradiatus isolate DD_20200921_A chromosome 12, DD_fGirMul_XY1, whole genome shotgun sequence genomic DNA contains:
- the mvk gene encoding mevalonate kinase: protein MQVRDCLISAPGKAILHGEHAVVHGKVALAVSLNLRTYLQLKASSDGKVSIKLPNIDTFVCWELSELKQLNPCLSGKKEEGQCMDPELVKRLREFMGVTNENLDSSTTATLAFLYIYLSLFGSGDMPSLTVCVWSELPTGAGLGSSAAYSVCLAAAVLCASGAIPTPFKEWEQTAGWCQEDLELINSWAFQAEKIVHGNPSGVDNAVGTWGGMLRFLAGKIIPLSRVPLLRILLTNTKVPRSTKVLVARVKDKINKFPFILIPVLDSVDAISCTCEKVLNEMTCEPIKGEHYNILEELIDINQHHLNVMGVGHPSLDTLCQVTAARGLHSKLTGAGGGGCGITLLRPETDSTTVQGTIKDLRDCGFDCWETSIGGPGVQQHFPFSVKEEILEVLNRY, encoded by the exons ATGCAGGTTAGAGACTGTCTGATTTCTGCTCCCGGGAAAGCGATCCTCCACGGAGAACATGCTGTTGTTCATGGAAAG GTGGCTCTTGCTGTGAGTTTAAACCTGAGAACATATTTGCAATTGAAAGCGAGCTCCGATGGCAAAGTTTCCATTAAACTACCTAATATTGACACGTTCGTCTGCTGGGAGCTCTCTGAACTGAAGCAGCTGAACCCCTGTTTAAGCG GTAAAAAAGAAGAGGGACAATGTATGGATCCTGAGCTGGTCAAGAGACTTCGTGAATTTATGGGTGTGACCAATGAAAATTTGGACAGCAGTACCACAGCCACCTTAGCTTTCCTTTACATCTACTTATCACTTTTCGGATCAGG AGATATGCCCAGTCTGacggtgtgtgtgtggtcagaaCTGCCGACTGGAGCAGGACTGGGCTCAAGTGCTGCCTACTCGGTGTGTTTAGCTGCAGCTGTCCTCTGCGCGAGTGGAGCCATTCCCACTCCCTTCAAAGAGTGGGAGCAGACTGCTGG ATGGTGTCAGGAGGATCTGGAGCTCATCAACAGTTGGGCTTTCCAAGCTGAGAAGATCGTCCATGGAAATCCCTCAGGAGTAGACAACGCTGTTGGAACGTGGG GTGGTATGCTGAGATTTTTAGCTGGAAAGATAATACCACTGAGCAG GGTGCCGTTGTTAAGAATCCTCCTCACCAACACCAAAGTACCACGGAGCACCAAGGTACTTGTTGCCAGGGTGAAGGACAAAATTAACAAG TTTCCTTTCATCTTGATCCCCGTTTTGGATTCAGTCGAtgccatttcctgcacatgtgAGAAAGTCCTAAACGAGATGACTTGTGAGCCTATCAAAGGAGAGCACTATAATATTTTAGAG GAGCTGATTGACATCAACCAGCATCATCTGAATGTGATGGGTGTAGGACATCCTTCTTTAGACACGTTGTGCCAGGTCACGGCGGCCAGAGGGCTTCACAGCAAGCTTACAGGAGCAGGCGGAGGAGGCTGTGGGATCACCCTCCTGAGACCAG AAACTGATTCGACGACTGTCCAGGGGACGATAAAGGACCTGAGGGACTGCGGCTTTGACTGCTGGGAAACAAGTATTGGTGGACCAGGTGTGCAGCAGCACTTCCCCTTCTCTGTTAAAGAGGAAATTCTGGAGGTTTTAAATCGGTACTGA
- the mmab gene encoding corrinoid adenosyltransferase isoform X3, protein MSDHNYSSYATEDNKSPKIYTKTGDKGFSSTFTGERRPKEDHIFEALGNTDELSSAIGLAREFCLDKGHIFTDQLDKIQCILQDVGSNIATPQSSARESHRKRTKFSPQTITDLETWIDHFTEELPPLTNFILPSGGKSSAALHLARTICRRAERSVAPIVRSGEADPDVAKFLNRLSDYLFTAARYAAMKETREEKIYRRPE, encoded by the exons ATGAGCGATCACAATTACAG CAGTTATGCCACTGAAGACAACAAGTCCCCCAAAATATACACTAAAACTGGAGATAAAG GTTTCTCCAGCACATTCACAGGGGAAAGGAGACCAAAGGAAGATCACATTTTCGAAGCTTTGGGAAACACAGATGAGTTGTCTTCAGCTATAGG ATTGGCCCGAGAATTTTGCCTTGACAAAGGTCACATATTCACAGATCAGCTGGACAAG ATCCAGTGCATTTTACAAGATGTGGGCTCCAATATTGCTACTCCTCAGTCATCTGCAAGAGAAAGCCATAGAA agAGAACAAAATTCAGTCCTCAGACAATCACTGACCTGGAAACGTGGATTGATCATTTTACAGAGGAACTCCCACCACTGACTAACTTCATTTTACCT TCTGGTGGGAAGAGTAGTGCAGCATTGCACTTAGCTCGGACAATCTGTCGGAGAGCAGAGCGCAG tGTTGCTCCTATTGTGCGTTCTGGGGAGGCGGATCCAGATGTTGCCAAGTTCCTCAACAG GTTGAGCGACTACCTGTTCACAGCTGCCAGATATGCAGCCATGAAGGAAACCAGAGAGGAAAAGATCTACAGGAGACCTGAATGA
- the mmab gene encoding corrinoid adenosyltransferase isoform X4: MSDHNYSYATEDNKSPKIYTKTGDKGFSSTFTGERRPKEDHIFEALGNTDELSSAIGLAREFCLDKGHIFTDQLDKIQCILQDVGSNIATPQSSARESHRKRTKFSPQTITDLETWIDHFTEELPPLTNFILPSGGKSSAALHLARTICRRAERSVAPIVRSGEADPDVAKFLNRLSDYLFTAARYAAMKETREEKIYRRPE; this comes from the exons ATGAGCGATCACAATTACAG TTATGCCACTGAAGACAACAAGTCCCCCAAAATATACACTAAAACTGGAGATAAAG GTTTCTCCAGCACATTCACAGGGGAAAGGAGACCAAAGGAAGATCACATTTTCGAAGCTTTGGGAAACACAGATGAGTTGTCTTCAGCTATAGG ATTGGCCCGAGAATTTTGCCTTGACAAAGGTCACATATTCACAGATCAGCTGGACAAG ATCCAGTGCATTTTACAAGATGTGGGCTCCAATATTGCTACTCCTCAGTCATCTGCAAGAGAAAGCCATAGAA agAGAACAAAATTCAGTCCTCAGACAATCACTGACCTGGAAACGTGGATTGATCATTTTACAGAGGAACTCCCACCACTGACTAACTTCATTTTACCT TCTGGTGGGAAGAGTAGTGCAGCATTGCACTTAGCTCGGACAATCTGTCGGAGAGCAGAGCGCAG tGTTGCTCCTATTGTGCGTTCTGGGGAGGCGGATCCAGATGTTGCCAAGTTCCTCAACAG GTTGAGCGACTACCTGTTCACAGCTGCCAGATATGCAGCCATGAAGGAAACCAGAGAGGAAAAGATCTACAGGAGACCTGAATGA
- the mmab gene encoding corrinoid adenosyltransferase isoform X2 has translation MNSVIIRPALLRCFMRTQRIISEHRTHKPLCSDRSYATEDNKSPKIYTKTGDKGFSSTFTGERRPKEDHIFEALGNTDELSSAIGLAREFCLDKGHIFTDQLDKIQCILQDVGSNIATPQSSARESHRKRTKFSPQTITDLETWIDHFTEELPPLTNFILPSGGKSSAALHLARTICRRAERSVAPIVRSGEADPDVAKFLNRLSDYLFTAARYAAMKETREEKIYRRPE, from the exons ATGAACTCGGTTATTATCAGACCTGCTCTCCTCCGCTGTTTTATGAGGACACAGAGGATCATAAGCGAGCATCGGACACATAAACCACTGTGTTCAGACAGAAG TTATGCCACTGAAGACAACAAGTCCCCCAAAATATACACTAAAACTGGAGATAAAG GTTTCTCCAGCACATTCACAGGGGAAAGGAGACCAAAGGAAGATCACATTTTCGAAGCTTTGGGAAACACAGATGAGTTGTCTTCAGCTATAGG ATTGGCCCGAGAATTTTGCCTTGACAAAGGTCACATATTCACAGATCAGCTGGACAAG ATCCAGTGCATTTTACAAGATGTGGGCTCCAATATTGCTACTCCTCAGTCATCTGCAAGAGAAAGCCATAGAA agAGAACAAAATTCAGTCCTCAGACAATCACTGACCTGGAAACGTGGATTGATCATTTTACAGAGGAACTCCCACCACTGACTAACTTCATTTTACCT TCTGGTGGGAAGAGTAGTGCAGCATTGCACTTAGCTCGGACAATCTGTCGGAGAGCAGAGCGCAG tGTTGCTCCTATTGTGCGTTCTGGGGAGGCGGATCCAGATGTTGCCAAGTTCCTCAACAG GTTGAGCGACTACCTGTTCACAGCTGCCAGATATGCAGCCATGAAGGAAACCAGAGAGGAAAAGATCTACAGGAGACCTGAATGA
- the mmab gene encoding corrinoid adenosyltransferase isoform X1, with the protein MNSVIIRPALLRCFMRTQRIISEHRTHKPLCSDRSSYATEDNKSPKIYTKTGDKGFSSTFTGERRPKEDHIFEALGNTDELSSAIGLAREFCLDKGHIFTDQLDKIQCILQDVGSNIATPQSSARESHRKRTKFSPQTITDLETWIDHFTEELPPLTNFILPSGGKSSAALHLARTICRRAERSVAPIVRSGEADPDVAKFLNRLSDYLFTAARYAAMKETREEKIYRRPE; encoded by the exons ATGAACTCGGTTATTATCAGACCTGCTCTCCTCCGCTGTTTTATGAGGACACAGAGGATCATAAGCGAGCATCGGACACATAAACCACTGTGTTCAGACAGAAG CAGTTATGCCACTGAAGACAACAAGTCCCCCAAAATATACACTAAAACTGGAGATAAAG GTTTCTCCAGCACATTCACAGGGGAAAGGAGACCAAAGGAAGATCACATTTTCGAAGCTTTGGGAAACACAGATGAGTTGTCTTCAGCTATAGG ATTGGCCCGAGAATTTTGCCTTGACAAAGGTCACATATTCACAGATCAGCTGGACAAG ATCCAGTGCATTTTACAAGATGTGGGCTCCAATATTGCTACTCCTCAGTCATCTGCAAGAGAAAGCCATAGAA agAGAACAAAATTCAGTCCTCAGACAATCACTGACCTGGAAACGTGGATTGATCATTTTACAGAGGAACTCCCACCACTGACTAACTTCATTTTACCT TCTGGTGGGAAGAGTAGTGCAGCATTGCACTTAGCTCGGACAATCTGTCGGAGAGCAGAGCGCAG tGTTGCTCCTATTGTGCGTTCTGGGGAGGCGGATCCAGATGTTGCCAAGTTCCTCAACAG GTTGAGCGACTACCTGTTCACAGCTGCCAGATATGCAGCCATGAAGGAAACCAGAGAGGAAAAGATCTACAGGAGACCTGAATGA